CCAGTGCGGAACGATTCGATACCCCCCAGGTGGCAGCGGTGGGTGCTTCGTTGCCGAAGACGATGCGTTTATACGAGTTCACCCACTGGTTGGTGACAGCGGAGATCTCCGGGGCGTGGTGAACGACGCCGGCGATGAATTGGCGGGCGGTAGTTGAGAGGTTGAATTCGTCATCGGGGTCGTGAAACGCGTTGGTTTCCCCTTCGAATAGGGAAATGTGGGTGTGCATCCCGGAGCCGGCGTGGTCTGCGAAGGGTTTCGGCATAAACGTGGCGCGCACATTATTTTGCAGGGCGATCTGTTTGATGACGTAGCGGAACGTCATGATGGTGTCACTCATGGTGAGCACATCGGCATGCCGAAGGTCGATTTCTTGCTGCCCGGGGGCGGTTTCGTGATGGGAGAATTCCACTGGGATACCCATTGATTCCAAAGCGTGGATTGCTTCCGATCGGAAATGGGGTGCTTCGTCGTGGACGGCCTGATCAAAGTAGCCGCCGGTGTCGGTGGCGACAGGTTCGCGACCGTCGGTGTCGAGGCTTTTCACGAGGAAAAACTCGATTTCTGGGTGAATGTTGCAGGTGAATCCTTGTTTCGCGGCGGCTGCTACTTGTTTGCGGAGGACGTGGCGAGGATCTGCGATCGATGGCTGTCCGTCAGGCATGGCGATGTCGCAGAACATGCGTGCCTGATGAAGATTTTGGGAGGTGCGGTCAAATGGCAGCACTTGGAAGGTGGAGGGATCCGGCAGGCAGAGGGTGTCTGCTTCGCTGATGCGGGAAAACCCTTCGATGGCGGAGCCGTCGAAACCTATGCCGTCTTCGAATGCGCCCTCAAGTTCGGCAGGGGCGACTGCCACTGATTTCAGTATTCCGAGAATATCGGTAAACCATAGCCGGATAAAACGTATGTCGCGTTCTTCGACGGTGCGCAGCACATATTCCACTTGCGAATCCATGGTTTCTAACCCTAGTTGACGTTGTCGGCCCGGTGGTTGAGTGAACTACCCCCGTCTCGGGTGGTGACGTGATCGCAGCGGCGTGCATCGCGGGGCATGGCGTGAACGGCTGATTGGCAGGTGCACGGAGGAGGAATACAGTTACAGCTGTGGCACCGCTGGACAGTGTTTTGGGGTGCCAAGTTCACCGGGTGAAGTTTGCTGTCCATCGTTGTCTATTTGTTGTTGTTTTCCATCACACTGTTCGAGGATGTTTGCACTTTGGCTACGTTCCCTTTTCTTTACGATGCACCAGAGCCGTTTGATTCGGGCATGCTTGATGTGGGTGACGGCCAGTCGCTCTACTATGAGCAGGTTGGCAACCCTGCTGGTTTGCCGGCGGTGTTTATCCATGGCGGTCCGGGCGGTGGAATAACTGCCCAGTATCGGGAGTTTTTCGATCCGGCACGCTATCGGGTGGTGTTGTTTGACCAGCGGGGCTGTGGCAATTCAACTCCGAATATTGCCGATCCAGATGTTGATGTGGCGGCGAACTTGGCAGTAAATACCACTTGGCATTTGGTGGCAGATCTCGAACGGCTGCGCACCCATCTGGGGATCGATGAATGGTTGGTGTTTGGTGGTTCGTGGGGGTCGACGCTGGCACTGACGTATGCTGCGGAACATCCTGACCGGGTAAAGGCGCTCGTGTTGCGGGGTATTTTCTTACTTCGCCGCAGCGAGCTGGATTTTTACTATAACGGTGGTGCAGCGCATCTGTTCCCGGAGCAGTGGCAGGAATATCTTGCCCCGATTGATGCTGCGCTGCGCCCAAGTGCTACGGATCAGCATGGCCGCACCCACCTCGACGGTGTGGATCTTATTGGTGTCTATCACGAGTTGCTGCATGACGATGATCGTCAGGTGGTTGCCCGTGCGGCAAGGGCATGGTCAGTGTGGGAGGGCAGCACGTCTCGACTGCATATTCCACAGGATTTAGGCGACCATGGGCAGGAGCGTTTCGACATAGCATTTGCCCGCATCGAGAATCATTACTTTGTCAACGGCGGATTTTTCGAAGATGGGTATCTGCTGAAACCGGAAACAGTTGACCGTATTCGCCATATCCCTGCGGTGATTGTGCAAGGACGCTATGACGTGGTGTGTCCGGCGATTTCCGCGTGGCAGTTGGCCAAACTGTGGCCGGAAGCTACATTGCAGATCACCCCTGATGCTGGACATGCGGCAATGGAGCCGGCAAATGCGAAAGCATTGGTAGAAGCTACCGACCGGTTCGCCACCACGTTGCTGTCTTAGCCGCCGCTTGCTGCTGCCAGCAGCAGGTTTTGGTGTGATTTGCCGAATATGCGGAGAAGAAACTGCTACAACTGGAGGTATGTCTCTTTCCCGCCAGGTTGAAGTTGAAACAAAGTTTGCAGTCGCCGATGATCTGCCTGTGCCTCATCTGGAGTGTTTGCCGGGGGTTGATCATGGTGCTGATCAGCCTCCCCAGCAGCTGTTTGCAACCTATTTTGACACCGATGACTTTGTGTTAACTCGGGCAAAGATCACGCTGCGGCGGCGAGTGGGAGGCACAGATAGTGGTTGGCATGTGAAGCTTCCGGCAGGTGATTCGCGTCTCGAGTTACATGCCCCATTGGGGGATGAACCGGAGAAGGGTCAAGCAGTCGATCCGCCGGCGGTTATTGCCGATGCTCTTGCCGGATTGTTGCGTGGCCGGCAGGTTTTTCCTATTGCGACGGTTGCCAACGAGCGGCATGTCACCGTGCTGTATGCCGAAAACGGCGAATCCATAGCGGAGCTGTGTGATGATCATGTGTTGTCAGAGTCTTTATTGCCTGACGGTGTGACGCAACAGTGGCGTGAGTGGGAATTTGAATTACATCCCGCAGCGGTCAGCGGCAACCACGACGGTACAACCCTGGCTGCGCATGCCGCACAGCTGTTGCTAGCTGCTGGGGCTACTGTTGCCGACTCCCCATCGAAGCTTCGCCAAGCGTTAGGCGACTCCTATACGACTCATGTCGCCCCTGCAGAGCAGGCTGCGGATTCGCACGGTGAGCATGGTTTCGACCTGGGGCAGAGTTTGCGCAATGATTACGCACAGATGCTGCGGTGGGATCCGGCAGTTCGGCAAGATAGCGACGATGCAGTCCATCAGATGCGGGTGGCAACCCGCCGTCTGCGCAGCCAGCTGGGATGTTTTTCGGCTGTGCTTGAAACCGACAAAACGAAGCCGGTAGCGAAACAGCTGCAACAGTTTGCCCGACTGTTGGGTGCTGCCCGGGACGCAGAGGTTGTGGCGGCGCTTCTTGAAGATGCGTTTGCTCATTCGGATTCGGTAGCGATCGATGCGGAGCTCACCAAATTTGTTAGCGACTATCTTGCGCAACGTTACCGTGACGCGCATTACCGTATTGTGGATTTTTTGCGCAGCGACCACTATTTCACGTTGCTTGACGATGTCCACGATCTGGTAGCTGCCCCACCGTTTATTGCCGAGTTTGCAGATTGTCAGGATCGCCAGCACGACGCCTTGCAGCGGGAACTGCTCTCCCAGCTCACTGCAAGTTTCGCCACTGTGCGTCGGACTGCTGCACTGGAGCAAAATCTTCGCGCGGCGCTGCCCGCCGATCATGACAGCTGGGAGGAGGCCGTGCACGAGCTTCGTAAAGCGGTGAAGAAGTTCCGATATGCGGTGGCTGCTGCCCCTTCTGTCGGTACGAAAACGCAGAAACTGCTGGGATCGTTAAAAGCATTGCAAGACATGCTGGGGGACTTCCAGGATTCCGTCACTGTTCGGGCGTTATTGGCGGACGCGGCCGCCGAGGCGCACGAATGTTTGCACAACACCTTTACGTTGGGGGTGTTGTCGGAACAGATTCGCAGCAATGGTGAGTCGGCACTGTCTGGCTTAGACGATGCGTTGCACGCCACCGACAAAGCGTTTAACAAAGTTGCCCGGAAACTTCAGCGCAAGCTGGCGGAAACCCCCGCGAAGCAGGTGAAAGCAACCAAAAAACGCTCGAAAGCTGGCAAGGACACGCAACCCCAAGACAAGAAAAAACGACGTAAGAAAAAGAAGAA
The Corynebacterium choanae DNA segment above includes these coding regions:
- a CDS encoding CYTH and CHAD domain-containing protein, which gives rise to MSLSRQVEVETKFAVADDLPVPHLECLPGVDHGADQPPQQLFATYFDTDDFVLTRAKITLRRRVGGTDSGWHVKLPAGDSRLELHAPLGDEPEKGQAVDPPAVIADALAGLLRGRQVFPIATVANERHVTVLYAENGESIAELCDDHVLSESLLPDGVTQQWREWEFELHPAAVSGNHDGTTLAAHAAQLLLAAGATVADSPSKLRQALGDSYTTHVAPAEQAADSHGEHGFDLGQSLRNDYAQMLRWDPAVRQDSDDAVHQMRVATRRLRSQLGCFSAVLETDKTKPVAKQLQQFARLLGAARDAEVVAALLEDAFAHSDSVAIDAELTKFVSDYLAQRYRDAHYRIVDFLRSDHYFTLLDDVHDLVAAPPFIAEFADCQDRQHDALQRELLSQLTASFATVRRTAALEQNLRAALPADHDSWEEAVHELRKAVKKFRYAVAAAPSVGTKTQKLLGSLKALQDMLGDFQDSVTVRALLADAAAEAHECLHNTFTLGVLSEQIRSNGESALSGLDDALHATDKAFNKVARKLQRKLAETPAKQVKATKKRSKAGKDTQPQDKKKRRKKKKKHN
- a CDS encoding glutamine synthetase family protein, encoding MDSQVEYVLRTVEERDIRFIRLWFTDILGILKSVAVAPAELEGAFEDGIGFDGSAIEGFSRISEADTLCLPDPSTFQVLPFDRTSQNLHQARMFCDIAMPDGQPSIADPRHVLRKQVAAAAKQGFTCNIHPEIEFFLVKSLDTDGREPVATDTGGYFDQAVHDEAPHFRSEAIHALESMGIPVEFSHHETAPGQQEIDLRHADVLTMSDTIMTFRYVIKQIALQNNVRATFMPKPFADHAGSGMHTHISLFEGETNAFHDPDDEFNLSTTARQFIAGVVHHAPEISAVTNQWVNSYKRIVFGNEAPTAATWGVSNRSALVRVPTYRPGKVASRRVEIRNIDSACNPYLAYAVIMAAGLRGIAQGYELDDPAEDDISALTRRERLALGYQDLPTSLDHALRLMEKSELVADTLGEHVFEFFLRNKWREWNDYQRQITQWELRTTLDY
- the pip gene encoding prolyl aminopeptidase, yielding MATFPFLYDAPEPFDSGMLDVGDGQSLYYEQVGNPAGLPAVFIHGGPGGGITAQYREFFDPARYRVVLFDQRGCGNSTPNIADPDVDVAANLAVNTTWHLVADLERLRTHLGIDEWLVFGGSWGSTLALTYAAEHPDRVKALVLRGIFLLRRSELDFYYNGGAAHLFPEQWQEYLAPIDAALRPSATDQHGRTHLDGVDLIGVYHELLHDDDRQVVARAARAWSVWEGSTSRLHIPQDLGDHGQERFDIAFARIENHYFVNGGFFEDGYLLKPETVDRIRHIPAVIVQGRYDVVCPAISAWQLAKLWPEATLQITPDAGHAAMEPANAKALVEATDRFATTLLS